The genomic window CGCGCAACGGCCTCTTGCTGCTCCAGCTGGCTCAGGCGACCTCGGAAAAGCTCAATGATAACCTCAAGTTCGCTGACTCGAGTCTTCAAGCTCGAGTTGTGAGCGATAAGCTGTTCATGGGTCTGTGGGGCCTCCATCTTGCGGTCGCCATTTAGGGGGGATGTAGCTCGACCTTCCCCTGTAGCGACGTAGCCAGTCTGGTACGGGTCTTCGACCATGAAGGAAGAGAGGCTATGCGAATACATCGAGGGGGTTCCGGTGCGCGAGATCGGAGAGTCGGATCCATCATGCCCATTGGCTGACTTTTGTGATGTTCGTCGGGCGGCCTGAGCAGCATGCGCCGCGGCGGCAGCAGTTTGCCCGGTAATGTCAACACCGTTGGGGTCAGTGGAGACGAAGTTCTGggcttgctgctgttgctgctgctgctgttgctgttgtagctgttgttgttgctgttgccagACAGGATCAGTAAGGGGTATTGTGTCGGGTGCGAACAAACacaccttttttttattcgcCAAGTCCGGGCGCATCGTCTTGACGCGATTGCGGCTCTTGATAACGTCCGTCTTTAGAGAGATTGGCCTAGGGCGGCCGTGGAGCTTGAGGAATAGACCGCAGGCATTGCACAAGACAGAGCCAAATTCGTCGCGGCGCCATAACGGCGTGGTCGAAGTGCTGCAGTTTTGGCAGGTTGGCTGCGTTGATCCGTTAGTTGCCATCATGACGCCggttgttgaagatgaagtcCAAGGCGAAGCGGGAGGGAGGGCGATGATTATTATCTCGACCACGATAAGAGGATGGAGTAAAATTCTTTGGCTGCAACGTAACTGGCTTGATAAGCCCACAGGAGAGCCCCACTCGACCCCATGATAGGCTTAGTGCCATCAAGGATATGCCGATTCACGTGACCATATCAATCGGCCGCGATAAGACGGTGAACAGCAGTGGGCCACCCCAGGACACCACGGAGCATGGGCACTCGGCGCTCGCTCCCTTGTGTAACAAGTTTGCGGTCCAGGTGACATGGAAACCGTGGGTCGATGGTCGTGAAGGAGGCCCAGGAGTGTGATCTCGGGAACGGACTGATAAGATGATGACATAAGAAATCAATCTGGACTCACCAGGTTACTACCGGAACCCCCACTCGTCGCGGCATGCGATGTGGCGGTGGGCGGCGCGACTGCTGGAGATGCAACAGCTGGCGATGCGGCTGGTGGTGCTGCAGTGTGCGGTGCGCTAGGAGACATCCCAAGTGATGGATATGGCTCACACAATGTTCTGTGAATGAGTGTTAGTAAGTGCTAGGTCAGCCGGATAGTAAACGGCCAAGGGTTCGAGTCGCTTGAAGTTGAGCTTGGGCTTTGTGTGACAATCGCGACATGATCACATCCAGAGAGACATAATCCCGTACCTTAGTTTCTCCGAAGCTGCGCAGATTGCTGCAATGTCTGCAAGACCTGGTGGTGCACCGTTGGGGTCGTGATCTTGTTGAGTTGTTGTCGTCTGTGGCAGCTCATCCTCCATTGACGCTGAGGTCGTCATGCCCGTGGGTTCCATGGTTCGGATATGTACCTGGCGCCCCCACTGCAGAGCAGCTTGCTGCGAGATACGTAGTCTGGATAAGTGCGTTATCGATCAAGATGTAGCCGCGCGCTGATAAGATTGATCAACTGCGGCCGCGCGGGCGTCAGGGACGGAGCTTGAGAGACAGCGAGTGGACGCGAATAAGCCGGGGAATAGGCTACGTCCTGCAAAACAGAGAGGCAAAGTGATGGTCGGCGCCAACAGGGGGTGTGCAGTGTCGACGAAGCGAGGCGGAGCGATGTCGCGTTGAATGAATGATTTGATGCGATGAGATGAGAAAGCTGAAGAAGAAAGCAAGCGTGATCTGGAAAATCAACATTCCCCGGGGCCCCTAAGCTGAGAGACGGCGGCGCGCGCGCACTGATCAGCGACCAAGTCTCAGTGAATGAATGTTAGTATTAAAGGGCCGACACGCCGAGCGAGCAATAGAGTTgcagacttttttttttttggctgCAGCAAGAGCCTTAGAAGGTTTAGGGACTTGCTGATTGGACAGCTGGCCGTTACACAAGCAATTATTACTGTCCCCTCCGCAATGTGGCCTGTGAGcttgactgactgactgaccGGCTACCTACAACCTGGGTACGGTAAGTGTCCGTCCAGCGAGTCGGGAGTATTCGTATTCCTAGGTAATGCCGGATCTGGCAAACCGTCTTGTCTTGGTGTTCGTGTAA from Fusarium falciforme chromosome 2, complete sequence includes these protein-coding regions:
- a CDS encoding GATA-type domain-containing protein → MEPTGMTTSASMEDELPQTTTTQQDHDPNGAPPGLADIAAICAASEKLRTLCEPYPSLGMSPSAPHTAAPPAASPAVASPAVAPPTATSHAATSGGSGSNLPTCQNCSTSTTPLWRRDEFGSVLCNACGLFLKLHGRPRPISLKTDVIKSRNRVKTMRPDLANKKKQQQQLQQQQQQQQQQQAQNFVSTDPNGVDITGQTAAAAAHAAQAARRTSQKSANGHDGSDSPISRTGTPSMYSHSLSSFMVEDPYQTGYVATGEGRATSPLNGDRKMEAPQTHEQLIAHNSSLKTRVSELEVIIELFRGRLSQLEQQEAVARSGQQVAGAEQTQLRSQLEATRESEAQLRAQLEDSHRRENSLKRRLDDLELELKAAQDAREALEERPAKKPRIAEVQIKDEVAAGIEAAAEALLAAEAVKPTEPTATEPAPAPAVEAPEAPVVSQAPEVAQPSETAEVPAATETADSPVAPEATEATATAEATETSESKEVTKAPEDIEIPDAPAASEVSAPEESAPEITEGVEATEPAIAATA